In Nymphaea colorata isolate Beijing-Zhang1983 chromosome 5, ASM883128v2, whole genome shotgun sequence, one genomic interval encodes:
- the LOC116254389 gene encoding uncharacterized protein LOC116254389, with product MKGIDIFCASASSIAICRSIDVSSVTRHGRLEGNSSMRKSLIPGLPSKPKGFHHLHHHQQQQQKSKHSSSSYASVSVGSASSSSPPASSTREIHGHKPKIPTESASSAFGSSRFLLSKVTTFNRNKHSPSPPSKEIHGRKSKKISESKSPSSSSRYLLSDTSILSILPDIEPLPALIPIKPTETDQSPTKDSPATPPSDQVVVLKVSIHCKGCEMKVRKHISRMEGVSSFTIDAKTKKVTIVGDVSPMGVLQSVSRVKYAQFWSSAAANS from the exons ATGAAAGGGATTGACATTTTCTGCGCATCTGCTTCCTCAATTGCCATCTGCAGGAGCATCGACGTGAGCTCTGTAACTCGCCATGGAAGGCTTGAAGGAAATAGTTCCATGAGGAAGTCGTTGATCCCAGGACTACCATCGAAGCCTAAAGGCTtccaccacctccaccaccaccagcagcagcagcagaagagcAAGCACTCCTCTTCCTCTTATGCTTCTGTTTCTGTTGGttctgcctcttcttcttctcctcctgcATCTTCTACTAGAGAAATTCATGGCCACAAACCCAAAATTCCTACAGAAAGTGCCAGCTCTGCATTTGGTTCATCGAGGTTTCTCTTGAGCAAGGTCACAACTTTCAACAGAAACAAGCACAGTCCTTCCCCACCATCCAAAGAAATCCATGGCCGCAAGTCCAAGAAGATCTCTGAATCCAAAAGCCCTTCAAGCTCGTCGAGGTATCTGCTCAGTGACACAAGCATCTTGAGCATACTTCCTGATATTGAGCCTCTTCCTGCTCTCATTCCCATCAAACCCACAGAAACAGATCAATCCCCCACAAAAGATTCCCCTGCTACTCCTCCCTCAGATCAG GTTGTCGTCCTGAAAGTCTCCATACACTGCAAAGGCTGTGAAATGAAAGTGAGAAAGCACATCTCAAGGATGGAAG GAGTGAGTTCTTTCACGATAGACGCAAAAACGAAGAAGGTGACTATTGTGGGGGACGTGTCGCCGATGGGAGTTCTGCAGAGCGTGTCTCGTGTGAAGTATGCACAGTTCTGGTCTTCTGCAGCAGCGAATTCGTAG